Proteins encoded in a region of the Podarcis muralis chromosome 2, rPodMur119.hap1.1, whole genome shotgun sequence genome:
- the ACVR1B gene encoding activin receptor type-1B isoform X2, with the protein MVSITNVNGQMHHVRTCIPKAKLIPAGKPFFCLSSEDVRNTHCCYEDYCNKIDPLVPSGHRKDDETPSGWGPVELVAVIAGPVFLVFVILIIVVFVFHHHQRVYHNRQRLDMEDPSCEMCLSKDKTLQDLVYDLSTSGSGSGLPLFVQRTVARTIVLQEIIGKGRFGEVWRGRWRGGDVAVKIFSSREERSWFREAEIYQTVMLRHENILGFIAADNKDNGTWTQLWLVSDYHEYGSLFDYLNRYTVTIEGMIKLALSAASGLAHLHMEIVGTQGKPGIAHRDLKSKNILVKKTGTCAIADLGLAVRHDAVTDTIDIAPNQRVGTKRYMAPEVLDETINMKHFDSFKCADIYALGLVYWEIARRCNSGGTHEEYQLPYYDLVPSDPSIEEMRKVVCDQKLRPNVPNWWQSYESLRVMGKMMRECWYANGAARLTALRIKKTLSHLSLHEDVKV; encoded by the exons ATGGTCTCAATAACAAATGTGAATGGACAGATGCATCATGTCCGAACCTGTATCCCTAAAGCCAAGCTGATACCTGCTGGAAAACCTTTCTTCTGCCTGAGTTCAGAAGATGTGCGCAATACACACTGCTGCTATGAAGACTACTGTAACAAAATTGATCCTCTGGTACCCAGTG GGCATCGGAAAGATGACGAAACACCTTCTGGCTGGGGACCTGTGGAGCTTGTGGCTGTGATTGCAGGCCCGGTCTTCCTTGTGTTCGTCATTTTGATCATAGTGGTTTTTGTCTTTCACCACCACCAGCGAGTATATCACAATCGTCAACGGCTGGACATGGAAGATCCATCTTGCGAGATGTGTCTATCCAAGGACAAAACCCTTCAAGATCTAGTGTATGATCTGTCTACCTCTGGCTCTGGCTCAG GTTTGCCGCTCTTTGTCCAGCGCACTGTGGCTCGGACAATTGTCCTGCAGGAAATAATCGGCAAAGGTCGTTTTGGGGAAGTGTGGCGTGGCCGGTGGCGTGGCGGCGATGTAGCTGTGAAAATCTTTTCTTCGCGGGAAGAGAGATCCTGGTTCAGAGAAGCCGAGATCTACCAAACGGTCATGCTGCGCCATGAGAATATTTTGGGGTTTATCGCTGCAGACAACAAAG ATAATGGCACTTGGACTCAGTTGTGGTTGGTCTCCGATTACCATGAGTATGGCTCTCTGTTTGATTACCTCAACCGATACACTGTAACCATCGAGGGGATGATTAAATTGGCTCTGTCCGCTGCCAGTGGACTAGCACACCTGCACATGGAAATTGTGGGAACCCAAG GAAAACCTGGGATTGCTCACCGGGACTTGAAATCCAAGAATATACTGGTGAAGAAGACTGGAACTTGTGCCATTGCTGACTTGGGTCTGGCAGTCCGCCATGACGCTGTTACTGATACAATTGACATAGCCCCCAATCAGAGGGTTGGAACAAAGCG CTACATGGCTCCCGAGGTTCTTGATGAAACAATTAACATGAAGCATTTTGATTCATTTAAATGTGCTGATATCTATGCCCTGGGACTAGTTTATTGGGAAATTGCTCGGAGATGCAACTCGGGAG GTACTCATGAAGAATATCAGCTGCCATACTATGACCTTGTACCGTCTGACCCCTCCATAGAAGAAATGCGGAAGGTTGTATGTGACCAGAAGCTACGGCCTAATGTTCCCAACTGGTGGCAGAGTTACGAG TCTTTGCGAGTTATGGGGAAAATGATGCGCGAGTGCTGGTATGCCAATGGAGCAGCACGACTAACAGCGTTGCGCATCAAGAAAACTCTTTCTCATCTCAGTCTCCACGAGGATGTGAAAGTTTAG
- the ACVR1B gene encoding activin receptor type-1B isoform X1, whose product MAGGPARRPRPVGPQTLLVLLVLLVLGGHRGAQALLCECNECNQGNTTCETDGACMVSITNVNGQMHHVRTCIPKAKLIPAGKPFFCLSSEDVRNTHCCYEDYCNKIDPLVPSGHRKDDETPSGWGPVELVAVIAGPVFLVFVILIIVVFVFHHHQRVYHNRQRLDMEDPSCEMCLSKDKTLQDLVYDLSTSGSGSGLPLFVQRTVARTIVLQEIIGKGRFGEVWRGRWRGGDVAVKIFSSREERSWFREAEIYQTVMLRHENILGFIAADNKDNGTWTQLWLVSDYHEYGSLFDYLNRYTVTIEGMIKLALSAASGLAHLHMEIVGTQGKPGIAHRDLKSKNILVKKTGTCAIADLGLAVRHDAVTDTIDIAPNQRVGTKRYMAPEVLDETINMKHFDSFKCADIYALGLVYWEIARRCNSGGTHEEYQLPYYDLVPSDPSIEEMRKVVCDQKLRPNVPNWWQSYEVQLDCDKDYNNLTLLEQESLRVMGKMMRECWYANGAARLTALRIKKTLSHLSLHEDVKV is encoded by the exons CTTTATTGTGTGAGTGCAACGAATGCAACCAAGGCAACACTACATGTGAAACAGACGGAGCCTGCATGGTCTCAATAACAAATGTGAATGGACAGATGCATCATGTCCGAACCTGTATCCCTAAAGCCAAGCTGATACCTGCTGGAAAACCTTTCTTCTGCCTGAGTTCAGAAGATGTGCGCAATACACACTGCTGCTATGAAGACTACTGTAACAAAATTGATCCTCTGGTACCCAGTG GGCATCGGAAAGATGACGAAACACCTTCTGGCTGGGGACCTGTGGAGCTTGTGGCTGTGATTGCAGGCCCGGTCTTCCTTGTGTTCGTCATTTTGATCATAGTGGTTTTTGTCTTTCACCACCACCAGCGAGTATATCACAATCGTCAACGGCTGGACATGGAAGATCCATCTTGCGAGATGTGTCTATCCAAGGACAAAACCCTTCAAGATCTAGTGTATGATCTGTCTACCTCTGGCTCTGGCTCAG GTTTGCCGCTCTTTGTCCAGCGCACTGTGGCTCGGACAATTGTCCTGCAGGAAATAATCGGCAAAGGTCGTTTTGGGGAAGTGTGGCGTGGCCGGTGGCGTGGCGGCGATGTAGCTGTGAAAATCTTTTCTTCGCGGGAAGAGAGATCCTGGTTCAGAGAAGCCGAGATCTACCAAACGGTCATGCTGCGCCATGAGAATATTTTGGGGTTTATCGCTGCAGACAACAAAG ATAATGGCACTTGGACTCAGTTGTGGTTGGTCTCCGATTACCATGAGTATGGCTCTCTGTTTGATTACCTCAACCGATACACTGTAACCATCGAGGGGATGATTAAATTGGCTCTGTCCGCTGCCAGTGGACTAGCACACCTGCACATGGAAATTGTGGGAACCCAAG GAAAACCTGGGATTGCTCACCGGGACTTGAAATCCAAGAATATACTGGTGAAGAAGACTGGAACTTGTGCCATTGCTGACTTGGGTCTGGCAGTCCGCCATGACGCTGTTACTGATACAATTGACATAGCCCCCAATCAGAGGGTTGGAACAAAGCG CTACATGGCTCCCGAGGTTCTTGATGAAACAATTAACATGAAGCATTTTGATTCATTTAAATGTGCTGATATCTATGCCCTGGGACTAGTTTATTGGGAAATTGCTCGGAGATGCAACTCGGGAG GTACTCATGAAGAATATCAGCTGCCATACTATGACCTTGTACCGTCTGACCCCTCCATAGAAGAAATGCGGAAGGTTGTATGTGACCAGAAGCTACGGCCTAATGTTCCCAACTGGTGGCAGAGTTACGAGGTACAGTTAGACTGTGACAAAGACTATAACAACTTGACGCTTCTTGAACAAGAG TCTTTGCGAGTTATGGGGAAAATGATGCGCGAGTGCTGGTATGCCAATGGAGCAGCACGACTAACAGCGTTGCGCATCAAGAAAACTCTTTCTCATCTCAGTCTCCACGAGGATGTGAAAGTTTAG